ctccctgccttccctcctgagGCTGTTCCTGACCTCTGCCCTCCTGTTTCATGTTCTGCAAGGCGCACACTGTGTCCCCCTTGCTGGAGTTGTCTGGATGCACCTGCCGCCACCCCCTCCCAACCCCTGGGGGTCCtgctctgcttctgtgtgtggcATATATGACACTGTTGTCCCATACTGGAACCCTCCCTTCCAACCCTGGTGATGGCTGCTCCAGGCTGGCTCTCTGGCCCTAGGCTCCTCTGTTATTCCTCTTCTGGTGCAGGCTCAGACTGCAGCTGCTCCCTCTGGCTGGGTGCCTCCCCTCAACCACCTATAGGACATGCCATTCCCCAGATGCCTCAGCCACCCCTTTGCCTTTCCCTGAAAGCTTCCCTTCCAGTTCCTATTCCCAACATTGGCACCATCTCATTATGTTAGttaattactgtagttttgttacctccccccaccccgtcacCCTCTCCAGCTCCTGGTCCTGCCACAATACCCCCCTCAGTGTCCCCTCTGCATGCCCCTTCCTAGCCTGGGGCCTGCCTGGCTTATGCAGCAGCCTTGAATGGAACCcgccatccccaccaccaccgccactGTCTCAGGCACTATCTCAGACTTCTCAAATCCCATCTGCATCCTGCCTCACTTCTCCAAAACCACCATTCATCCCCTTTTCCTCCCATCTGGATCCTTCTCTGGGTGACAGGTCACATGATACAAGAAAACTGCGATTCTGGGTTCTGTTCCTACCCTGCCACTCTTTGCTGTGTGTTCCGGTCAGGTCGTCATACCTCTCTGAACATCAGGTGCCTCACTGTCTAGACCGGGGCTGGGGAGAGCATCTGCCTGCCGTGGCATCATGAGGTTGGGGCACTGGAGTACTTGAGGGTTTGGAGCTGAAGACTTAGCCCCTCTCTGCCCTGTGGCCCCTGGACAGGACAAATCACTTGGCTGTCAGCTTCAGTACTCTCGGGGCTTACTGGAATGCCTGTGGGTGCAGGGGTGTGAGTCTGAACGGGACCCCTGCGCCATGGCACTGCCCTGTAGACCAGCTCACCTTCAGCCACCCTGTCAGCCCCGGGCGGAGGGTGAGTGGTCCTAggtgccctcccagcctctctgTCCCCCAGCTTCAGAGCTGCCCTAACtagttccttcctttttctttatttttttaaaagattttatttatttattcatgagagacaccgagagaggctgagacacagacagagggagaagcaggctccctgcagggagcccgatgtgggacctgatcccagaagcccggggtcatgacctgagccaaaggtagacgctcaaacattgagccccccaggctcccattcttcctttttctttaatgaacCCATTGTGCGCATTAGCACAGGGATCTTTGATTCCAAGAAGTGACCTGGGCCCTGGTCAGAGGGACAGAAAGACCTCATGGCAGGCAGCTCAGGCTGGATATGGGAAGAGGTAGGTCCGACCTAGTAGCCTCTGGTCAGGCCCTCCTGGCCCAGTGGGGGTTGTTGGGTGACTGGGGACCATAGAATCTGCGGGTCCTCATTCTCATTTGTGCCATTTTTGTGTGCTGGGCCTCCCAGGGCAGGACTGGGGGGTGAGCATTGCTGCATCCCGCCCCCCCCCTTGTGTGTTTCCTGGGGAAGTGACCCACTGGGGCCTTTCCTGTGTAAACTGCTGTGGGCTCTAGGCAGCAGAGCCAGCTTCAAGGTGGGGGATGTTGGATGCTCCCACTTTCCTCTGACCTTGACTCTTATAGTCTCCTGCCCCTAACCTCTCCCAGTGGCCCTGGGTCCTGCTACAGGCCTTCCCTGTAGCGTATTCTGAACTCTGGACTCTGTTTGTGTAGGAAGTGGGGGCTGAGAAGGTCCGAGCAGAGGGCCATGGGCCTGgcctgaggggcagggaggggatgtGGTGCAGAAGCACTTAAGTGGAAGCCCAGGCTTGTCTGAGGAGTGAGTTCCCCAGCACCACGGGCATCCCATTCGAGGTTTTCCAGCCCCTGGTCCAGGATGCTGAAGTGTGTGAAGACAGAGGATACTGGCTTGGCTGGACCTATGGGGCTTGGGGTCCCTCGTTCCTCTGAAATTTCTGAGTTGCCTCATGGCCCAGAAGTGCGAGGTGAGGGCCTGCAGATTCCCACTTCCCTCCCAGTACAGGGCAAGCCCATCTTTCCTGAACCCCCAGCCCAGGCATTGAGCAGTTGGTGACTGCCAGGTGGTCCTACTCTACCCACGCTTTCTGCCATTAGGATTTTCAAGTTGGGCTTTTATgctggggatgggggcagagccTGTTGTCTCTGGCTGCAAAACTGGGCCCTATCTTTCCCAGAAGTGGGCTGAAGTGAGAGCCTGTTGGGAAAATGATGGGGGACAGTCCAGCCATGACCCCAGCCCCTACCCTCGGGACCAGCAGGAGAGTTAGTGTCTTTCACTCTAGTGGGAGGCCCAGACCACACTGGTGGCCCTCGTGGGAGGCACTGGAGGTCTTTTTCTCCTAGGCAGGGGCGTGGGTGATGTCTGGGATGATGTCCTCACAGAGGAAAAGACACCAGGGCTGGGTGTCTAGaacctgggatcctgccctgtgTCCCATGCTGTCCCTGCTGGTTACCCCTATCCTTGGCCCACGTTTCTGGCTCATCCTGTTGAAGCATTCAGCTCCTGAGTTGGAGTCCGCTGTCCCTATCAAACCTGAGCAACTAGGGCCATCTGTCCTCTCTCACCTGAGGGATCAGCCCTGGtcccctgctgagctgggagcctgatgtgatgcagtgctggatcccaggacttggagatcatgacctgagcccaaggcagactctcagccatctgagccacacaggagctCCTCCTCCAGATTTTTACTCCCATCCCACAGGTGGGAAGCAGCTTCAGAGAACTGTAGTGCCATTCATAGGGCTGGTGTGTAAGtacccagctcagagcccagtgtGGACCTGGCCTCGTCTGCCTCTGGCCTCTGCTCTCAGCCACAGCTCCCCCAGCCTGGCCCGCCCTCCTGGGAGGCAGTTTCTGGGCCTGAGCAGAAGCTGAGAAGTCAGTCGGGCCAGAATTGGGTCAGATTTCCCTGCTGCAGCCAAGGAAGAGTCTCCCGAGTCTGCCTGGGAccagcaactcttgatctggagACAGATGCGCTGATTCCATCCTCAGCCCCCACCTACCAGGCGGGGGATGCTTTGGGTCTAGACCGAAGCCCTGGCTGCCTAGACAAGTTTTGCACCTCTCAGACACTCTGTCCCTCATCTGTAGGACGGGGACAGTCCCATGAATGACATCAAGAGCTGTAAATGAAGGACATGAGCAGAGCAGCCAGGCGGCACCTGGCACAATGTGAGTCCACTGGGTGATGACCCCAGTCTAGGGCCACTGTAGCACTGCCGCAGCCCCTCCTTGAGCCTCAGGAGCCACTTGCCAAGGGAggaccctctccccctcccaccacacacacacgaAGGTGTTAGGAAGCATCCCTGTCTGGATAGACACTGTAGATGGAGAAATAGATGTGTTTCCCCACGTCATCTGTCAGAGCCCTGGATCCCTGCCGGTCAGGACCCAGCCAAGGAACCATGAGGCCACAGTCTGGGCCCTTTCCAGAGCAGAGAGCAGGCTGGGCTGGGTGTAGGGACAGAGCTACATGAAAGGTTGGAAGTGGACTCATTGCTGGGGTCCCTGGGCACCCAGTCCCTTTGTGTTCCCTGGGAGGGAGACTGAGGCTTAGGGGCAGCTTGGTGactgtctcagggtcctggtgaCAGGGGGGACTGCTCTCTGGTCTTGCTTTTCACACTTTTCCCTGAGAAAGCCTGAGTCCCGTGACCCCTTGGCCTTGTCTTTCCTTCCCACTATATGGGCCCCCCCTGagccccctccactcccccccaccccccacccagcccctcaccctcaccctcaccctccgCATAGCCACAATGGCTCCAAAGCTGCTGGCTCAGGAGCCACCAGCTTTTGCTGAGTGAGCAAGTCCAGAGGTGCTGTCTTGGCACAAACCACTGTTGGCTGAgccctctcccttcctgcctccctccctcggCAGGGTCTGTTGCAAaggggggggtgggtgtgggggtgtgtggatggacagtgggggggggaggcggggacaGAGGCTGCTGGCCGGGGCACCACCCCTAGGGTCTCCCGCTTCAGGGAGCGGAGGgtcctgaggcccagaggggggtGTTTGAGGTCATGAGGCCAACCGGCGAGCGCCACCCGTGGAGGGCCAGGACCGCGCCCCGCCAGGTTCAGGGCACAGGAAGGCAGTGGGCCCCGTCCGGGCTGTTTGACAGAATCTTCCTGCCCCATCTCCTGGCCCTGGCTGcgtcctccctcccctcctgcccaccctgaGTGGGGTAGGATTTGCATCAAATCTGCATTAACAATAGCCTAGAAGGCAGTTCCTTTATGAGCCTTGTGTGTgccggggtttttttttttttaatttattttattttattttatttatttatttatgatagataaatagatacatagatagatggatagaggcagagacacaggcagagggagaagcaggctccatgccccgggagcccgacgtgggattcgatcccgggtctccaggatcgcgccctgggccaaaggcaggcgctaaaccgctgcgccacccagggatcccctgtgccgGGGCTTTGTGCACGTCAGATCCGCTTGGTGACCCTCGAGGTGGAGCCGTGGCAATGGTCCCCCGCCTTGCAGAAATGGAGAGCCAACGCATTTCGTCATCTGTGGACCAACACAGACTGAGCACTGGCTGCGTGCCGATCCCGGCCCTAGAGGGGGTTGGCACAGATGAAGGAGTCCTGTCCCTGCCCCAAGGAGACCCTGTGTTGGCTCATCCCGCCCTGGTGACAAGCCAGTGGCAGCCTCGCGGGTAGGGTTGCTGTTTCAcagaggggcccagggcagcctcagtggcagGCGTGGTCCTCAGGGCCGGTCCTGGGCTCAGCGCTGGGGCTCCGAACCCCAGCCTGTGTCTGCTTTTTGCCTCACAGCCAGCCCCACCCAGACGAGGGCCACCCGCCGCCCCTTGAAACCGTCCCGGTCTCCTGGAAGGGCTGCAGGGAGTCCCCCGGAGGCCCGGCAGAGAGCCCTGCTGGGGAGGAGGCCCAAGGTGAGGACAGCCCCACGGCTGCGCAGCTGGACGTGTTGCGCCTGCGAAGCTCTTCCATGGAGATCCGTGAGAAGGGCTCAGAGTTCCTGAAGGAGGAGCTGCACAAAGCCCAGAAGGTGGGGCTCTGGGGGTGGTAGGGCTCGGGGCCTACCTGGAGGCTCCCGTCAGGGCCACCTGCCTGCACAGACgctggggctgggcctgaggGAGCACAGAGGAGAAACCAGTGCTTGTGACTCTGGAGGATTTTTTAGGAGTCTTGACTTCTCCGAAAGCCCCTTCTAGGCAGCTGGGGTTGCAACATCATGCCGCAAGCTAAGTGGGAACTGCGTCGTCAACTGCAGGGCGACAGAGGAAGGGGGTTGGGGCCCAGGGCCAAGGAAGAGGACCCCGTGGTGGAGCCTGGTCAGGGGGCCTAGAGCCCCAGGGGGCTGACAGCCACTCTCCCCGAACCCCCAGGAGCTGCAGCTGAAGGACGAGGAGTGTGAGCGGCTGTCCAAGGTGCGGGAGCAGCTGGAacaggagctggaggagctgaCGGCCAGCCTGTTTGAGGTACAGGCCTGCTGGCTGGGGGACAGGTTGGGGAGCAGGTCTGTGGGGTGCGCTGGCGCCTCATCACTCACGCAGAGCCTCCCTGCTTCCCAGGAAGCCCACAGAATGGTGCGGGAAGCCAACATGAAGCAGGCAGCGTCAGAAAAGCAGCTGAAGGAGGCGCGGGGCAAGGTGAGGTCCCCACCACTCCGGCCCAGCCAGAGCTCCCCTCGAGTCAGCTTTGGCTACCTGATCGGACCCTCGCACCCCCGCGTGTCCCAGGGTTGTGGGGCAGTGGGGATGGGCAGACCCTGCGGCCTAGGAAAGTGAAGCGGGGGTCTGAGATGCTACAGCTGAAATCCAACTCCCCAGCACTCGGGCAGTATTTCCAGCGCACAGAGACCTTTCTGGGGCTTACTAGGGCGGGGCGGATCCTGTAGTCCTTACAGTCTCTTTCCTGCCTGCCTTACTCTCCTTACAAAGCAAAAACCTTGTCTGGCCACGTGAGCCGGGGCAGGGAAGTTCTTCCTCTTTTCAGAGTCTGTTTGTACGTCTGTCAAATGTGAGGGCTGGGTAGTTCCTGGCTCCTGGGCCCCTCGGTGGGAGGCCCAGCCACCTCCTGGACAGGTGCCTCCAACAGAGCCCTGGCAtactgtgtgacctcgggcaggcCACAGTCGCTCTCCGAGCCTCCCTTGCCCTCTCTAAAGCGGAGGTCTCATGCTGTTCCAAGGATGACAGGCCGGGTTACATGCCAGTCACTGCTGGGACAGGTTATCCTGAGCTGGGGTGGCTGGAGGTTGGCAGCCAGGCCCGCATTAGGCCTTGACAGCCATCTCATCCCGGCCAGATCGACATGCTGCAGGCGGAGGTGACCGCCTTGAAGACCCTGGTCCTCACATCCACACCAGCCTCTCCCAATCGCGAGCTGCACCCACAGCTGCTGAGCCCCACCAAGGCTGGACCCCGCAAGGGCCACTTGCGACATAAGAGCACCAGCAGCGCCCTTTGCCCCGCCATGTGCCCCACTGCCGGACATCCCCTCACCCCGGACAAGGAGGGCAAAGAGGTGAGGGGTGGCAGGAAAGGGAGACACGGTCTCAGTGTCAGCCAGGCAGGGGGGCCCAGTGGGGAGTCCTGACCCCTCGCTGTGTGACCTGGAGCCTGGCCTGCcatctctgggtctctgtgtccCCTGTCTGGGAGGGCTGCGCAGGTTTTTTGTGATAGGAGGTTTGGCCCTCAGCCTATGAATGTACCGTGTGTACCCCTCCTGTGTGCCATGAGGGCCTGGTAACCCCTCCACAACCCTCCAGTAGTAGGTGGTACTCTGTGCACCCGAGactggcctggggcctgggggcctggcctaggtgagggggatggggagagttCTTCAGGAAGACATATTCTCTGAGCCTAAAGAGGCCACTGCTGGGCCTCTGGGGACAAGCTGCTTGGGCCCTGCATGCCCATAGCCCTGAGGTCCAGGACCAGCTTGTGACATCCCTGGATTTGAAGGTCCTCAGTGCCTCTGGCTGTGGTACCTGGACAAGCACAGACTTTTGGGgctgtctccctccctgcctctgagcTGGGTACATGGGGTACTTGGTCCAGGCGGGCAGTGGGCTCTGATGTCCTTGGCCGTAGGTCTTTGGGCAAGTAAAGGCACCTGccagagcctcagcttcctcacatAAGTAGCGCCTCCTGGGGCCATGCAGACCCACAAGACCGGGGTGCTGGTTGCTCAGCTCAGGGCTGCACCCAGTGAACCCCACCAGGGCTGCAGGGGGACCCAGGCTCCTGTGAAGCAAGGCGGCCCCCATCTCCATGCTGCCCCGTGTCTCTGGGGCTTCCAGGGAGAAAGCGCGGGCTAGGCCTCTCCCCCACTTCTGAGTCCTCAGCTTCTAACTGGACACTAACATCTCCTCCCTACTGTCTGTTCTGTCTCTGTGCATCTGTCcgtctgtctctctttgtctgcccctccccccagcctgggctgccccccttcctctccctgctcctctgcgTGGTCCCCAGCAAAGCTGTTCAACTCACCTATGAGCCGGCCTGGCAGCTCCTGCCTGGGGAGCCACCTACGGCCCCCTCCTCTGctacctctctctccttttcccaacaGGTAATGGCTCTGGAGAGGGGccgcccctctgcccctgcccagcctcaTTCTCGCTGCACATGCCCCAGGGCAACCAGCTAGTCATCTGTCCCCAGGGAGGCAGCCCGTGTGTGTTCCTTCTATGTGCGTGGGCCTGTGTGTGCCATGGTACCTGCGTGTGGGGGGTACCTGCAGGGCCGGTCTTCAGCTTTTCCTcctccaggaggcagagaggttGTTAGGGACGAGGCCCTGGACCAAAGTCTGTAACCTCATAGAGCCGAGAAGCTAAAAGCACACCTAGATATGAAAGCTTGAGTTCTGAGGCCTTCAGTGCAGAGGGAAGGAAGTAGTTCTTCTTGGGAACTCTGCCCCCCTGCTTAGCCACTGGGGACAGACCCGCTGGCAGGCTGGGGCCTGCCCTGCAACCCTCCTGGCCCCTCACCTCGTTCAGTTCTGCCTATCCCTGCCatgctgcccccctgccccccgaccCGGCGTCTGACTGCCCCATCAGGCTCACCCTCCCCCACAGGTGGACACAACCCTATTCGCAGAGTTCCAGGCCTGGAGGGAGTCACCCACCCTGGACAAGACCTGCCCCTTCCTTGAGAGGGTGTACCGGGAGGACGTGGGCCCCTGCCTGGACTTCACGATGCAGGAGGTGAGGCAGAGGGCAgctggccccaggcccagcctctcACGGAGGCCAGCCCCTCACTGACCCACCTGCTGCCCTGCTCTGCCGCAGCTCTCAGCACTGGTACGGGCCGCCGTGGAGGACAACACGCTCACCATCGAGCCCGTGGCCTCGCAGACACTGCCTGCAGTGAAGGTGGCTGCAGTCGAGTGTGGCAGCACCAAGTGAGCTTGGcgtccttcctcctttcctgccCGCCACACCTAGCCTGGTGCTCTGCCAGCTGGGGACTGAGCCTCAGGCCTGCCTCCTAGGGTCCTGGTGTGGGTCCTGCAGGGGGTGTGGCTGGGGACTGAGCCTCAGGCCTGCCTCCTAGGGTCCTGGTGTGGGTCCTGCAGGGGGTGTGGCTGGTGACTGAACCTCAGGCCTGCCTCCTGGGGTCCTGATCTTGCAGGGAGTGTGGCTGAGGACTGAGCTTCCTGGTGTGGGTCCCCCGTGGGTGAGGGGGCGCACAGGCCTGGCTGGGGAGGATTGCAGAGGCATGCAGGGTGGGGAGGCATCTCTGGCAGAAATTCCTGCCTCTAGTCATAGATCCTCAGGCCTTCCGGGGAGCCCGGGAACTGGAGCCTCCCTCTTCTTGGCTGGCCTGACAGGCATCTCTCTCCCACAGTGGGTTCTGGGCTCTGACTGATGTGTAAGTGATGTCAGCTGCCAGCTCCCCTTGTGCTAATAAATAACCAAACAGCCCTGGCATCTTGTCCTTCCTGCCATTCAGCTGCCATCGAGCAGGACTCACAGCAGAACAAAATAGCCAGGGTGGAAGCAAGGGCAGAGATGGGGAGCACTTTCCTTCGGCAGCCCAGGATTTGACCTGCCAGGGATGCCCCACTGGGGAGACTTGTCACAGAGGGGAACATTTgagctgggttttgaaggatggaTCGGAGTTTGCCAAGTAGGCAAGGGcctttcaggcagagggaaaaaaatgaatgaaggttTGAAAAGCCGGGGTATTAATGGAAACATCACTGGATTTGTGGGCAGAGCAgtagggtgggtggggagataggGCTGAGGCTGCAGAGGCTGTTTGGGGCCAGAGTGTCAAGGGCCTTGAATGGGGTTTGGGGTTTGACCCATTAGGCCAGCATTTCACAAAATCATCAATAGATGTTTCCTGAAAAGAGGGCTGCTGAATCCAATCAGAGTCCCAGTGAACCTGGAGACAGCAAGGCACTGATAAGTCCTGCAGCCAGGAGCCTCCTTAACCTTCCTCTGCTCCAGAGTCTCCATAATGGTTTCCTGGGCAGTAGGAAAATGGCAGGGAAAGATGATGGGCTAGATGGGAGCTTTTGAAGGAGCCCCTGGCTGTAgtgcagagaaggggagaggcaaGGCAAAGAGCTGGTTGGAGGATCCGAAGGGATTCAAGCAAAAGCCCCTGCTAGCATGACCTTGCCTGAGGACTTGCTAGCCAAGTGGAGGAGAGAGTGGACTCGTTCAGTTGGGAAGGAGTGACGAAGTCCAAGGGCCCCAGTAAAGTAGGGGGTGTGTTTGGAGGGCCTGCAGAGAGTGGAGCTTTGGTATACCTGGCATGGGGTTGACGGAGCTCTCCTGCCCTCCAGGGGCAGGGTAGGGGGTTGAGGGGTGGGATCTAGCTTAGGTCAGAGGCCTGTCCCAGGGCCCTCCTTGGcctggccctggggtcctggggaagCTGGGGTCGAGGGAGAGGATGCCCGACTGCACACCTCAGTCTGctggcctctccctccctctgtgcatGCTTGGTGCATGAGCCGGGCAGgcaagcccccccgcccccagcctccatGGCCCCCTCTGCTTTCTTCTAGCACCTGTGCCCTGAGCGGACTGGCTCGTGCCTGTCGCCACCGAATCCGGCTTGGGGACTCTGAGAGCCACTACTACATCTCGCCGTCCTCCCGGGCCAGGGTGAGTCATCCAGAAGGAGACTGGATGTACCCGTACCCTAACCTGGCTTCTTAGGGGCAACTGGGGCTGGGACGCTGGGCCCTAGGCCTGAGAGCGCAACCTTGATCTGCAGAGTAGGGCCTGGGCTCAGAGAGATCTGGAGACTGGCTCAGACCACGTAGCCAAGCCTGGTGAATTAGTTAGTTGGTGCATAACCAGTTGccataaactgagtggcttaGAACAACCCCCATTTATAACTGTGGTCTCCCCAGGGCAGAAGTCAGCCTAGTTTCGTGGGTTCTTCTGCTCAGGGCCTCATGGGCTTGCGGTCAAGGAGCAGGTTGGCCGCGTCCTTCCTTGGGAGACGGTGGTCCTCTTCTGAGCTCACACGgctgttggcaggattcagtccCTGTTGGCCTGCCGAAACCTAATCGTGGGAGTGACATTAGAATTCaggttagggcagcccgggtggctcagcggtttagcgccgccttcagcccagggcgtgatcctggagacccgggatctagtcccacgtcgggctccctgcatggagcctgcttctccctctgcctgtgtctctgcctctctctctctttctttccccctctctgtctctcattaataaataaataaatcttaaaaaaataataattcaggtTAAAGTTCCAGGCTCCTGACTCCCAGCTCAGGCTCTGGCCCCAGGCTTTTGGGAAGGTTCTGGGGCATGTGTGTTACTCGAACCTGACAGCCAATGGTGGGTGCCACAAGGCTTCCAGGAATCCCAGAGTCCGCCCTCACCTGCCAAGTGGCACAGGCAGGGTCAGTGGACCTCACTgagctggggggtgaggggtgataAGGTGGGGTGGTCTCCGTTCCTCTGTCCCCTGACAAACTGTGAACAGGATTGTGAAGAACCAAAGAGAATGTGTTAGAATGATTCTGAAGCTTGGTTCAAAGGTGACACTGCATGGGGCCCTGTTTGAGGAACCATCTCCCATCCTTGACCTACTAGAGAGTGCTCATTGAAGGGACAGATGGCCCCATTGTTGGGCAGCTTGTATGGTCCTGACAGCTTCTGCAGGGCGTCTGGAATGTTGTCCTGACACATCCCACAGCAGTGAGCCAAGCTCCTGTTTGCAGGTGGGGAGTCTGTGCCTTAGAAAGGAGGGtgtgagggatgcttgggtggctcagcggttgggcatctgccttcagctcaggttgtgatcccggagtcccaggatcgagtcccacatcaggctccctacatggaacctgcttctccctctgcctctctctctctctccatgtctctcatgaataaataaataaaatcttaaaaaaaaaaaaaagaaaggagggtgTGTATGGCCTAGACCTGGGGCGTCCCCATTCTGAACTCAGTCTGCCTTCCCTTGCAGCCTCTGCCCCTGCACTTCTGTGCCCCGAGCCCTTTCCAGTGGTCTCTCTCTGATCCCTACCAGGGCTCAACAGAAGGAACCGCGCCATTCGGTCCCTGGCAAAATTATATCTAGAACTGTGTTTCTTCCaagcctgcttgtctctgccgggcagagctgggatgggaGATGAGGATGGTGTGAAGTTTTAGAATGTAGTCTCCACCCTAAAGAGACTAAGGAACGTGGCATCCTTAGGGAGAAgaggtttctttttaatattttttttcaaagattttatttattcatgagagacagagagagaggcagagacacaggcagagggagaagcaggctccatgcagggagcctgatgcgggactcgatcctgggtctccaggatcatgccctgggctgacggctccaaaccgctgagccacccagggatctctctgtttaattttttttttttaaagattttattaaaaaaaataataaaataaaaagattttatttattcatgagagagagagacacaggcagagggagaagcaggctccttgcagggagccgggtgtggaactcaatcccgggactccaggatcattccctgggccaaaggcagatgctcaaccactgagccacccaggcgtccctaatcttttttttttttttttttaaagatttttatttatttattcatgagagacacagaggggcagagacacaggcagagggagaagcaggcttcccacggggaaCAGTACAGCCCTGGGGAAAGAACTCCACTGCTCGCTGCCACTGCTTGCTCACCAGCCTCCTCTCATGGGGGCCCATGGGCCCTTGGGAAACACCACAGCCTGGCACACAAGCTTCTCCTGCCCcaccctgtgccccccaccccagcccgctGCAGCCCCTCCTGAGCCACACTGGGTTAGTCCCTTGACTTGGGCACCTCCCCCCATGCTTCCCTGCTTTTGCCAGGGCCACCAATGCCCCTGAACCCACTTCATTCTCCTGGCAAGGATTCCTATGTGTTGAGGGCCTCCAGGACTGTTGCCCCCTTGCTGTAACTCTGGACCCCGTGGGCTCCCACACACTTGAAGTCTCTCCCCAGAGTGCTGATGTTCAGTCAGTGCTGTCGTGGGCACAGCTGCCAGCTGCCTTCTGCCCTGTCTTACATGGGGTTCCCTAGAAGCTGAGCCAAAGACGAAGATCTCATGCCATTcttaggaggagggagggaaacagaATAGGGGGTCGGGTGGGTAAAGGAGGCTGTGGCCTCAGCTGGAGTCTGGCTGCAACCCGCTCCATGGGGGCTCTGGAGCCCAGGGTGGGTTCCACGCTGAGACAAGGGAGCTGGCCTCTTACATGCTGCGTGCCCGCCAATACGCGGTACAGAGGGATACTGATGAGCCGCCAGTGGCCGGCAGGCTTCAGCAGTGGGAAGAGGCCTGGGCAAGGTACCAGCAGCACCCTTTTTGCAATAGGAGAGTCTTCATGGAAGGGCCCACGTCTGAGCCAATGTGGGGTCCAtggtgcccagcacagggcctggcatggaGCGGGCCTCCGGCCAGGTTGAGGGCTTCAGGCCTGGggaatccagggcagccccagggagcAGCTTCTGATCCCCCTGCCTGTCCTGGCGTTCCAGGGAGGCCAGGGCCTTGGGCACCCAGAGCAGGCAGGGCCCTCAGGATGAGCGGGGACTCTAGGGCAGGCTGCCTGGTTTCATTTTCCAGCTCAGCCACTTAACTATCTCTGTGGCCCCGGTAATCATCATCTGGTAGTTCTGTTTCTGGAGTCTGTTTTCCTCATGTGTGAAATGGGAATGATACGCGTGTCTGCCTCCCTGGGTGCATGTGC
The Canis lupus familiaris isolate Mischka breed German Shepherd chromosome 18, alternate assembly UU_Cfam_GSD_1.0, whole genome shotgun sequence genome window above contains:
- the RAB3IL1 gene encoding guanine nucleotide exchange factor for Rab-3A isoform X1, producing the protein MVPRLAEMESQRISSSVDQHRLSTGCVPIPALEGVGTDEGVLSLPQGDPVLAHPALVTSQWQPRGQPHPDEGHPPPLETVPVSWKGCRESPGGPAESPAGEEAQGEDSPTAAQLDVLRLRSSSMEIREKGSEFLKEELHKAQKELQLKDEECERLSKVREQLEQELEELTASLFEEAHRMVREANMKQAASEKQLKEARGKIDMLQAEVTALKTLVLTSTPASPNRELHPQLLSPTKAGPRKGHLRHKSTSSALCPAMCPTAGHPLTPDKEGKEVDTTLFAEFQAWRESPTLDKTCPFLERVYREDVGPCLDFTMQELSALVRAAVEDNTLTIEPVASQTLPAVKVAAVECGSTNTCALSGLARACRHRIRLGDSESHYYISPSSRARITAVCNFFTYIRYIQQGLVRQEVEPMFWEITRLRKEMSLAKLGFFPQEA
- the RAB3IL1 gene encoding guanine nucleotide exchange factor for Rab-3A isoform X2 encodes the protein MDDPKEHSRCPARGSCPVFLALSSGAVRYAPSVLGPAPEGNLEEEPWDTDSQPHPDEGHPPPLETVPVSWKGCRESPGGPAESPAGEEAQGEDSPTAAQLDVLRLRSSSMEIREKGSEFLKEELHKAQKELQLKDEECERLSKVREQLEQELEELTASLFEEAHRMVREANMKQAASEKQLKEARGKIDMLQAEVTALKTLVLTSTPASPNRELHPQLLSPTKAGPRKGHLRHKSTSSALCPAMCPTAGHPLTPDKEGKEPGLPPFLSLLLCVVPSKAVQLTYEPAWQLLPGEPPTAPSSATSLSFSQQVDTTLFAEFQAWRESPTLDKTCPFLERVYREDVGPCLDFTMQELSALVRAAVEDNTLTIEPVASQTLPAVKVAAVECGSTNTCALSGLARACRHRIRLGDSESHYYISPSSRARITAVCNFFTYIRYIQQGLVRQEVEPMFWEITRLRKEMSLAKLGFFPQEA
- the RAB3IL1 gene encoding guanine nucleotide exchange factor for Rab-3A isoform X3 — protein: MTSRAVNEGHEQSSQAAPGTIQPHPDEGHPPPLETVPVSWKGCRESPGGPAESPAGEEAQGEDSPTAAQLDVLRLRSSSMEIREKGSEFLKEELHKAQKELQLKDEECERLSKVREQLEQELEELTASLFEEAHRMVREANMKQAASEKQLKEARGKIDMLQAEVTALKTLVLTSTPASPNRELHPQLLSPTKAGPRKGHLRHKSTSSALCPAMCPTAGHPLTPDKEGKEPGLPPFLSLLLCVVPSKAVQLTYEPAWQLLPGEPPTAPSSATSLSFSQQVDTTLFAEFQAWRESPTLDKTCPFLERVYREDVGPCLDFTMQELSALVRAAVEDNTLTIEPVASQTLPAVKVAAVECGSTNTCALSGLARACRHRIRLGDSESHYYISPSSRARITAVCNFFTYIRYIQQGLVRQEVEPMFWEITRLRKEMSLAKLGFFPQEA
- the RAB3IL1 gene encoding guanine nucleotide exchange factor for Rab-3A isoform X4 — its product is MDSTPLRPASQPHPDEGHPPPLETVPVSWKGCRESPGGPAESPAGEEAQGEDSPTAAQLDVLRLRSSSMEIREKGSEFLKEELHKAQKELQLKDEECERLSKVREQLEQELEELTASLFEEAHRMVREANMKQAASEKQLKEARGKIDMLQAEVTALKTLVLTSTPASPNRELHPQLLSPTKAGPRKGHLRHKSTSSALCPAMCPTAGHPLTPDKEGKEPGLPPFLSLLLCVVPSKAVQLTYEPAWQLLPGEPPTAPSSATSLSFSQQVDTTLFAEFQAWRESPTLDKTCPFLERVYREDVGPCLDFTMQELSALVRAAVEDNTLTIEPVASQTLPAVKVAAVECGSTNTCALSGLARACRHRIRLGDSESHYYISPSSRARITAVCNFFTYIRYIQQGLVRQEVEPMFWEITRLRKEMSLAKLGFFPQEA